The following coding sequences are from one Capsicum annuum cultivar UCD-10X-F1 chromosome 3, UCD10Xv1.1, whole genome shotgun sequence window:
- the LOC107865807 gene encoding gibberellin 2-beta-dioxygenase 4 isoform X1: MDRLFDLTRKRKNMAVSPDTMPENSFIDFRAPPPSPIASGRRSCVRNDEILTEFLQNSLKVPDLVLPDRVFPRQKSIRNPFKLDFQSLASLNSDSMSRILDSVATIGCFEVVNHGISEDLIKSVSSVGDGIFGISPEIKEKLIRSSEKAYGFEEFHGEDERETSEEFVWYRGDQNFNKEMEGIWPHGFLNFSEKMEKLLDGMEDIARKILQFLQQNTPKKLIDDLGDEMQEKGDLPVASICYLHKHKGSLKGDEEYINTLKYDVIRMLIRGSEFPHALCLHVSNGCSEFHVYSKKGWISFQPDKDSLIVTIGDLLQTWSGGQYKHVIGRPVYQGQTEDCISMALLISPPKNNEDSTKHEKEKTISIGQQLIIAMAIILIYNFFMYLYKKF, translated from the exons ATGGACCGTCTGTTTGATTTAACACGGAAGAGAAAAAATATGGCAGTTTCACCGGATACAATGCCGGAGAATTCCTTCATCGATTTCCGTGCACCGCCGCCTTCTCCGATCGCTTCAGGCAGGCGATCCTGCGTACGGAACGATGAAATTCTAACAGAATTTCTGCAAAATTCGTTAAAAGTACCGGACCTCGTGCTTCCTGATCGTGTTTTTCCAAGGCAAAAATCGATTCGAAATCCGTTTAAACTCGATTTTCAGTCATTAGCGTCGCTGAATAGTGATTCGATGTCTAGAATTTTGGATTCAGTTGCAACGATCGGGTGCTTTGAGGTGGTTAACCATGGAATTTCAGAGGATTTGATCAAGTCAGTTTCGTCCGTGGGAGACGGAATCTTCGGGATTTCACCggagataaaggaaaaattaataagGTCATCGGAGAAGGCGTATGGATTTGAGGAGTTTCACGGAGAGGATGAAAGAGAGACGAGTGAAGAGTTTGTTTGGTACAGAGGAGATCAAAATTTCAATAAGGAAATGGAGGGAATTTGGCCTCATGGATTTTTGAATTTCAG CGAAAAGATGGAAAAACTTTTGGATGGCATGGAAGACATAGCTAGGAAAATCCTACAATTCCTGCAGCAGaatactcctaaaaaattaatcgATGATCTTGGTGATGAAATGCAAGAGAAAGGGGATTTGCCAGTAGCCTCCATATGTTATTTGCACAAGCATAAAGGAAGCTTAAAAGGAGATGAAGAGTACATAAACACCTTGAAATATGATGTGATTAGAATGTTGATAAGAGGATCTGAGTTTCCTCATGCATTGTGTTTGCATGTAAGCAATGGATGCTCGGAGTTTCATGTTTATTCCAAGAAAGGTTGGATCTCTTTTCAGCCTGATAAAGACTCACTTATAGTCACCATTGGAGATCTCTTACAG acatGGAGTGGTGGACAGTACAAGCATGTTATAGGAAGGCCTGTTTATCAAGGTCAAACAGAGGACTGCATTTCCATGGCCTTACTAATTTCTCCTCCTAAGAACAACGAAGATTCTACTAAGCATGAAAAAGAGAAGACCATTTCAATTGGCCAACAACTTATTATTGCGATGGCAATTATTCTTATTTACAATTTCTTTATGTACCTCTATAAGAAGTTTTGA
- the LOC107865809 gene encoding protein STIG1-like, with protein sequence MDFINLILIVIVALSSTPITIMSGSVTNRSYSTTNSYTSVALSAQKGVFPPSVSTDSKDDLICRTCKRLSEHHTCCVTYICVDLYFDRFNCGSCGLVCKLGARCCGGICVDIRKDNGNCGKCYNGCSPGRNCSFGFCVSA encoded by the coding sequence ATGGATTTTATCAACCTTATTCTCATCGTCATTGTCGCTCTTTCTAGCACACCAATCACCATAATGTCGGGATCTGTCACAAACCGTAGTTATTCAACTACAAACTCTTACACCAGTGTTGCTCTTTCTGCACAAAAAGGTGTATTTCCTCCTTCAGTGAGCACAGATTCTAAGGACGACTTAATCTGCAGAACTTGCAAGAGATTATCAGAACATCATACATGTTGTGTCACCTACATTTGTGTTGATTTGTACTTCGACAGATTCAACTGTGGCTCCTGTGGCCTGGTTTGTAAACTTGGAGCAAGATGCTGCGGTGGGATCTGCGTTGACATCAGGAAAGACAATGGAAATTGTGGCAAGTGTTATAATGGATGCTCTCCTGGTCGGAACTGTTCCTTTGGCTTTTGTGTCTCTGCCTAA
- the LOC107865807 gene encoding gibberellin 2-beta-dioxygenase 2 isoform X2, translating into MDRLFDLTRKRKNMAVSPDTMPENSFIDFRAPPPSPIASGRRSCVRNDEILTEFLQNSLKVPDLVLPDRVFPRQKSIRNPFKLDFQSLASLNSDSMSRILDSVATIGCFEVVNHGISEDLIKSVSSVGDGIFGISPEIKEKLIRSSEKAYGFEEFHGEDERETSEEFVWYRGDQNFNKEMEGIWPHGFLNFSEKMEKLLDGMEDIARKILQFLQQNTPKKLIDDLGDEMQEKGDLPVASICYLHKHKGSLKGDEEYINTLKYDVIRMLIRGSEFPHALCLHVSNGCSEFHVYSKKGWISFQPDKDSLIVTIGDLLQ; encoded by the exons ATGGACCGTCTGTTTGATTTAACACGGAAGAGAAAAAATATGGCAGTTTCACCGGATACAATGCCGGAGAATTCCTTCATCGATTTCCGTGCACCGCCGCCTTCTCCGATCGCTTCAGGCAGGCGATCCTGCGTACGGAACGATGAAATTCTAACAGAATTTCTGCAAAATTCGTTAAAAGTACCGGACCTCGTGCTTCCTGATCGTGTTTTTCCAAGGCAAAAATCGATTCGAAATCCGTTTAAACTCGATTTTCAGTCATTAGCGTCGCTGAATAGTGATTCGATGTCTAGAATTTTGGATTCAGTTGCAACGATCGGGTGCTTTGAGGTGGTTAACCATGGAATTTCAGAGGATTTGATCAAGTCAGTTTCGTCCGTGGGAGACGGAATCTTCGGGATTTCACCggagataaaggaaaaattaataagGTCATCGGAGAAGGCGTATGGATTTGAGGAGTTTCACGGAGAGGATGAAAGAGAGACGAGTGAAGAGTTTGTTTGGTACAGAGGAGATCAAAATTTCAATAAGGAAATGGAGGGAATTTGGCCTCATGGATTTTTGAATTTCAG CGAAAAGATGGAAAAACTTTTGGATGGCATGGAAGACATAGCTAGGAAAATCCTACAATTCCTGCAGCAGaatactcctaaaaaattaatcgATGATCTTGGTGATGAAATGCAAGAGAAAGGGGATTTGCCAGTAGCCTCCATATGTTATTTGCACAAGCATAAAGGAAGCTTAAAAGGAGATGAAGAGTACATAAACACCTTGAAATATGATGTGATTAGAATGTTGATAAGAGGATCTGAGTTTCCTCATGCATTGTGTTTGCATGTAAGCAATGGATGCTCGGAGTTTCATGTTTATTCCAAGAAAGGTTGGATCTCTTTTCAGCCTGATAAAGACTCACTTATAGTCACCATTGGAGATCTCTTACAG TGA